A window from Amblyomma americanum isolate KBUSLIRL-KWMA chromosome 7, ASM5285725v1, whole genome shotgun sequence encodes these proteins:
- the LOC144097980 gene encoding arylamine N-acetyltransferase-like: MATQITCGGSAVDSQDICQSPDAEASKKTPKESLDYGDFTLGTLSLSQIESYLHILKVPAPATADLESLNALIAAHLEQIPFQGIDTFLERQGSLEAGAVFSKVVEQGRGGNCFELNSLFARLLLSFGYHVEVRCARMRWAVPEDAPLAPVDHMVLCVSLDGKAGHGSEGRFLVDVGFGGPSPRRALPLDGDASPYRLSTVEEDWAKPIEVSMKYRRQREDEDYCWLPLYQVFAYSHEWPDFVDKSWYFPTYPGVVFRDVLAVSRYDGNCWLTLRNKKFTRRRCDSNELGEVVEQRFATNVEDILCFLDLELKVKLDPSLDKEKLFARVQQL, translated from the coding sequence ATGGCAACACAGATAACTTGTGGCGGTTCTGCGGTAGACAGCCAGGACATTTGCCAGTCGCCAGATGCGGAGGCAAGCAAGAAGACACCGAAGGAATCTTTAGACTACGGAGACTTCACGCTCGGAACCCTCTCTTTGTCGCAGATCGAGTCCTATCTACATATTCTGAAAGTGCCTGCTCCTGCCACAGCCGACTTAGAAAGCCTGAATGCCCTTATTGCTGCACACCTCGAGCAGATTCCCTTCCAAGGTATCGACACATTCTTGGAACGCCAAGGATCGCTAGAAGCCGGAGCCGTCTTCTCTAAAGTCGTGGAGCAAGGTCGAGGAGGAAATTGCTTTGAGCTGAACTCCCTCTTTGCTCGTCTGCTGCTATCCTTCGGCTACCATGTTGAAGTCCGCTGCGCAAGGATGCGTTGGGCAGTTCCTGAGGACGCGCCGCTTGCACCAGTCGATCATATGGTTCTCTGCGTAAGTCTCGATGGGAAAGCTGGGCATGGGTCGGAAGGTCGGTTCCTGGTCGACGTTGGATTTGGAGGTCCCTCTCCGAGGCGCGCACTGCCCCTGGATGGTGACGCGTCTCCGTACCGCTTGAGTACCGTCGAAGAAGATTGGGCGAAACCGATCGAGGTATCCATGAAATATCGAAGACAGCGAGAGGACGAGGATTATTGCTGGCTGCCGTTGTACCAAGTGTTTGCATACTCGCACGAGTGGCCCGACTTTGTGGACAAGTCCTGGTACTTCCCTACCTATCCGGGAGTGGTCTTCCGCGATGTGTTGGCCGTCAGCCGCTATGACGGGAACTGTTGGCTGACACTTCGCAACAAGAAATTCACTCGGCGACGCTGTGATTCCAACGAGCTTGGAGAAGTTGTGGAACAGCGCTTCGCCACAAACGTCGAAGATATCCTTTGTTTTCTGGATCTGGAGCTTAAAGTCAAGCTCGACCCCAGCTTGGACAAAGAAAAGCTTTTCGCTAGGGTGCAGCAGTTGTAA
- the LOC144097365 gene encoding arylamine N-acetyltransferase-like: MVSATHASAPPTTCNVESFDHPDAELFAEASKRRIDLSGYRMGPLSKRELELYLDVLGLDSDALSVPDLATLNTLIAAHLERIPFQGIDTFVGDLPLLDDESIFRKVIEQRRGGYCVELNNIFGRLLLTLGFKFHIRAARIRWGRPMNTPLTPLGHTLFCVDLGEEGQFFADVGFGGPNPYKALPVEGVEDPYRISRLDDKGYIEVAIKSTARAGATATWRPLYHVFPPAQKWIDFVPQYWYGSLHPRSLFRNVLMVGRFVNDSWVTLVDGRYCSRSLSGKVEQRQVTDVDEVLSLIEKEFTLKINPDMNIQRLRSRIQTIL, from the coding sequence ATGGTAAGCGCAACACACGCCTCGGCGCCACCGACCACCTGCAATGTTGAGTCCTTCGACCATCCCGATGCCGAACTCTTCGCCGAGGCGTCAAAGCGAAGGATCGACCTCAGTGGATATCGCATGGGGCCGCTAAGTAAGCGAGAACTCGAACTTTACCTTGATGTCCTCGGACTTGACTCGGATGCATTATCTGTTCCGGACCTCGCCACCTTGAACACACTTATCGCTGCTCATCTCGAACGGATCCCATTCCAGGGTATCGACACTTTCGTGGGAGACCTGCCACTCCTGGACGACGAGTCAATCTTTCGGAAGGTTATCGAACAGCGCCGTGGGGGCTACTGCGTCGAACTCAATAACATCTTCGGCCGACTCCTGCTGACCTTGGGCTTCAAGTTTCACATTCGAGCAGCCAGAATTCGCTGGGGCCGTCCGATGAACACGCCGCTGACACCGCTGGGGCACACTCTGTTCTGCGTCGACCTCGGCGAGGAAGGACAGTTCTTTGCCGACGTGGGCTTTGGGGGGCCGAACCCCTACAAGGCCCTACCAGTGGAAGGAGTTGAGGACCCGTACCGCATAAGCAGACTCGACGACAAAGGGTACATCGAGGTGGCCATCAAATCAACTGCTCGCGCTGGAGCAACGGCCACTTGGCGTCCATTGTACCACGTTTTCCCCCCCGCGCAGAAGTGGATCGACTTCGTGCCCCAGTATTGGTACGGCAGCCTTCACCCGCGGTCCTTGTTTCGGAACGTGCTCATGGTAGGGCGCTTCGTGAATGACTCGTGGGTGACACTCGTAGACGGCCGCTACTGCAGCCGCTCACTGAGCGGCAAAGTTGAGCAGCGTCAAGTCACGGACGTCGACGAAGTGTTGAGTCTCATTGAAAAAGAGTTCACTTTGAAGATCAATCCTGACATGAATATCCAACGCCTGAGGTCGCGAATTCAGACCATTCTATGA